The Streptosporangiales bacterium sequence GTTACGCGGTGCGGTACGCGCGGCGCTGGGCGAGCTCGTCGCGCGGGTCGGACTCGACATCCTCGGCCGGCAGCTCGCCGGGCAGCTCGGCCAGCGTGCCCTCGACCTCGCGCCAGACACCGCCGAGCGCGATGCCGAAGACGCCCTGCCCGCCCTGGAGCAGGTCGACGACCTCGTCGGCGGACGTGCACTCGTACACGGTGGCGCCGTCGCTCATCAGCGTGACCTGGGAGAGGTTGTCGACGCCCTGGTCGCGCAGGTGCTCGACGGCTGTCCTGATCTGGTGGAGGGACACGCCGGCGTCGAGAAGTCGCTTGACGACCTTGAGGACGACGACGTCGCGGAAGCCGTACAGCCGCTGGCTGCCTGACCCGTGCGCCGAGCGCACGGTCGGCGAGACGAGCCCGG is a genomic window containing:
- a CDS encoding MerR family transcriptional regulator, with the translated sequence MGFRGPAACSAAGISYRQLDYWARTGLVSPTVRSAHGSGSQRLYGFRDVVVLKVVKRLLDAGVSLHQIRTAVEHLRDQGVDNLSQVTLMSDGATVYECTSADEVVDLLQGGQGVFGIALGGVWREVEGTLAELPGELPAEDVESDPRDELAQRRAYRTA